From one Peromyscus maniculatus bairdii isolate BWxNUB_F1_BW_parent chromosome 17, HU_Pman_BW_mat_3.1, whole genome shotgun sequence genomic stretch:
- the Smim7 gene encoding small integral membrane protein 7, producing the protein MIGDILLFGTLLMNAGAVLNFKLKKKDTQGFGEESREPSTGDNIREFLLSLRYFRIFIALWNVFMMLCMIVLFGS; encoded by the exons ATGATCGGAGACATCCTGCTGTTTGG GACGCTGCTGATGAACGCCGGGGCTGTTCTCAACTTTAAACT GAAAAAGAAGGACACGCAAGGCTTCGGGGAGGAGTCGAGGGAACCCAGCACAG GAGACAACATCCGGGAGTTCCTACTGAGCCTGAGGTACTTCCGGATCTTCATCGCCCTGTGGAATGTGTTCATGATGCTCTGCATGATTGT ACTGTTCGGCTCCtga
- the Tmem38a gene encoding trimeric intracellular cation channel type A codes for MDLISALSLGELALSFSRVPLFPVFDLSYFIVSIIYLKYEPGAVELSRRHPVASWLCAMLHCFGSYILADLLLGEPVIDYFSNSPSVLLASAVWYLIFFCPLDLFYKCVCFLPVKLIFVAMKEVVRVRKIAVGIHHAHHHYHHGWFIMIATGWVKGSGVALLSNLEQLLRGVWKPETNEILHMSFPTKASLYGAVLFTLQQTRWLPVSKASLIFVFTMFMVSCKVFLTATHSHSSPFDVLEGYICPVLFGAAWGGDHHHDNHGAPHGGGGLGTQHSGLPAKAREELSEGSRKKKTKKAD; via the exons ATGGACCTGATATCGGCGCTAAGCCTGGGAGAGCTAGCGCTCAGCTTCTCGCGGGTGCCGCTCTTCCCAGTCTTCGACCTCAGCTACTTCATCGTCTCCATCATTTACCTGAAGTATGAGCCAG GAGCTGTGGAGCTGTCGCGGCGCCACCCGGTGGCGTCCTGGCTGTGTGCCATGTTGCACTGTTTCGGGAGTTACATCCTGGCCGACCTGCTCCTCGGGGAGCCCGTCATCGACTACTTCAGCAACAGCCCCAGTGTCCTGCTGGCCTCTGCAGTGTG GTActtgattttcttctgtccctTGGACCTCTTCTACAAATGCGTCTGCTTCCTGCCGGTGAAACTCATCTTTGTGGCTATGAAGGAGGTGGTGAGGGTCCGAAAGATCGCCGTGGGCATCCATCAcgcacaccaccactaccaccacggATGGTTCATCATGATCGCCACCGGGTGGGTCAAAG GCTCTGGTGTCGCCCTCCTGTCCAACCTGGAGCAGCTGCTTCGAGGAGTCTGGAAGCCAGAGACCAATGAAATCCTTCACATGTCCTT CCCcaccaaggccagcctgtacGGAGCCGTCCTGTTCACCCTGCAGCAGACCCGCTGGCTCCCCGtgtccaaggccagcctcatcttcgTCTTCACCATGTTCATGGTGTCATGTAAG GTGTTCCTGACGGCCACACACTCCCACAGTTCTCCATTTGATGTCCTGGAAGGCTACATCTGCCCCGTGCTGTTTGGGGCAGCTTGGGGAGGTGACCATCACCATGACAACCATGGAGCACCACATGGCGGCGGCGGCCTGGGCACCCAGCACTCGGGGCTGCCTGCCAAGGCCAGGGAGGAGCTGAGTGAAGGCTCCAGGAAGAAGAAGACCAAGAAGGCGGATTAG